The nucleotide sequence GAGACAACACGGCATTGACGATTGAGTTGATCACGCCAATCGCGATGGAGAAGGGGTTGCGGTTTGCGATTCGCGAAGGCGGGCGCACGGTGGGCGCGGGCACCATCTCGGAAATTATTGAATAGTCAGCCGTCCGTAGTCAGTAGTCGGTAGTTTTGATGGACTATGCGCTACTTTCTACGGGCAATGAACTCTGAACTACGGACTTAGAGAATTATGTTAAACGAAAAAATCCGAATCAGACTGAAAGCCTACGATTATAGAGTGCTTGACCAGTCAACGACTGAGATAGTTGACACAGCGAAGCGCACGGGCGCTCGCGTTGCGGGTCCGATTCCGCTGCCGACCGTTAAGAACAAATACACGGTCAACCGCAGCCCGCACGTTGATAAAAAATCACGTGAGCAATTTGAGATTCGCACACACAAGCGATTAATGGACATTCTCGATCCGACGCCGCAAACGGTTGATGCGCTGATGAAACTCGACCTGCCCGCAGGCGTTGATGTCGAAATTAAAGCTTTCGGTAAAGATCACAAGTAACAAGTCTATGAAGTTTAGCCAGTCTGGCAAATCCAGCGAGTCAACGCAAACTCGCCGGACTTGCCAGACTCGCGAGACTCGCTAGACCGAAGGACTATTAGCTATGGTCAAAGGAATAATCGGTAAAAAAGTAGGGATGACACAAGTGTTCGCGGAGGATGGAACCGTTACCCCGGTAACGGTTCTCAAAGCCGGTCCCTGCGTCGTGGTGCAAAAGAAGACCGTTAATACAGATGGTTACAATGCCGTCCAACTGGGATTGGTTGAAGAGCGCGCGCCAAAGAAAGTCAACAAACCAACCGAAGGTCACTTCAAGAAAGCGGGCATCCCGCCGACGCGCATTTTGCGAGAAATTCGCGTCGAAGGAAGTGAAGATTCAACCAATGTTGGCGATAAGGTTCTGGTTGCCGATGTCTTTAACGAGAACGATCTGGTTGACATCATCGGTAAATCGAAAGGGCGGGGTTTTGCGGGCTTTATTAAACGTCACGGATTTGGCGGTGGTCGCGCTTCACACGGTTCGATGTTCCATCGCGCGCCTGGCGGTATCGGCGCATCCGCCTATCCTTCGCGGGTTATCAAGGGCACAAAGATGGCGGGTCATATGGGCACGGAACGCAAAACCGTCAAGAACCTGCGCGTGGTCGCCGTCGATACCGAAAACAACTTATTGTTGATTTACGGCGCGGTGCCTGGCCCGAACGGCGCTTATGTGCTCATCAGAAAGACGCAAGCTTAAAGAGGTGAACGGCAATGCCTGTGATTAAGGTTAAAAACTTAAAGAATGAAGAAGTCGGCGAAGTCGAATTGTCGGATAAAGTATTCGGCGCGCCGCTCAACAAAGCGCTCATTTATGAGGCGGTGAAAAATTATTTGGCGAATCAACGCGCCGGAACGTCGGCGACCAAAACTCGCGGCAACACCAGCGGTTCGGGTAAAAAACTCTGGAAGCAGAAAGGCACAGGGCGCGCGCGTATCGCCTCGCTGCGTTCACCGTTGTGGAAAGGCGGTGGCAATGTCCACGGGCCGCAGCCGCGCGATTGGTCTTATGCGATTCCTAAGAAAATGCGGCGCGGCGCGATTCGTTCGGTCTTATCCGAACGCCTGCGTGAAGGCGGCTTGGTGGTCGTCGAAGATTTCAATCTCTCGTCGCATCGCACCAAGGATTTCGTCAGCACCCTTTCCACCCTCGGACTCGATAAAAAGACATTAATTGTTGATTCGCTCGAAAACGGTAATCTGGCGCTTTCATCGCGCAACCTTCCCAACGTCACATTGATTTCTGCAAACGGCGTGAATGTTTATGAATTGCTCACGCATGAGCAGGTTGCTTTTACCAAAGAAGCAGTGACTCAGTTGGACAAACAGTTGAGCGGCAACTAGGGAGACGATAGCAATGAAAAGCATTTGGGATGTTATCAAAGGGCCGGTCATCACAGAGAAAGCTCTGACGATGAAAGAAGAGGTCGAATCAATGGGTCGCGATGGCAACGACCGGCAGTTGCTCACCTTGAAGGTTGCCAACAATGCCACCAAGCCCGAAATCAAACGGGCGGTTGAAAAAATATTCGGCGTCAAAGTTGACGATGTGCGGGTTGCCAATTATCAAGGCAAAATCAAGCGCACCCAGCGACAACGCGAAGGCGGTCGCCGACCCGATTGGAAAAAAGCTTACGTGACGCTGAAAAGCGGCGAAAAACAGATTGTTTACGAAGACGCAATTTAGTCAATTGCGGATTGCGGATTGCAAATTGCGAATTGAACGAGTGAAAGCTCAATTGATTTGTAACCTGCAATTCGCGGACGGAAACGGATTTTAAATAAGAGAAAATCCGCAATCCGCAATCCGCAATCCGCAATCCGCAATGGAGAAGAGATGGCAATTAAGAAGCTAACACCAACATC is from Acidobacteriota bacterium and encodes:
- the rplD gene encoding 50S ribosomal protein L4 produces the protein MPVIKVKNLKNEEVGEVELSDKVFGAPLNKALIYEAVKNYLANQRAGTSATKTRGNTSGSGKKLWKQKGTGRARIASLRSPLWKGGGNVHGPQPRDWSYAIPKKMRRGAIRSVLSERLREGGLVVVEDFNLSSHRTKDFVSTLSTLGLDKKTLIVDSLENGNLALSSRNLPNVTLISANGVNVYELLTHEQVAFTKEAVTQLDKQLSGN
- the rplC gene encoding 50S ribosomal protein L3, coding for MVKGIIGKKVGMTQVFAEDGTVTPVTVLKAGPCVVVQKKTVNTDGYNAVQLGLVEERAPKKVNKPTEGHFKKAGIPPTRILREIRVEGSEDSTNVGDKVLVADVFNENDLVDIIGKSKGRGFAGFIKRHGFGGGRASHGSMFHRAPGGIGASAYPSRVIKGTKMAGHMGTERKTVKNLRVVAVDTENNLLLIYGAVPGPNGAYVLIRKTQA
- the rplW gene encoding 50S ribosomal protein L23 translates to MKSIWDVIKGPVITEKALTMKEEVESMGRDGNDRQLLTLKVANNATKPEIKRAVEKIFGVKVDDVRVANYQGKIKRTQRQREGGRRPDWKKAYVTLKSGEKQIVYEDAI
- the rpsJ gene encoding 30S ribosomal protein S10, coding for MLNEKIRIRLKAYDYRVLDQSTTEIVDTAKRTGARVAGPIPLPTVKNKYTVNRSPHVDKKSREQFEIRTHKRLMDILDPTPQTVDALMKLDLPAGVDVEIKAFGKDHK
- the tuf gene encoding elongation factor Tu (EF-Tu; promotes GTP-dependent binding of aminoacyl-tRNA to the A-site of ribosomes during protein biosynthesis; when the tRNA anticodon matches the mRNA codon, GTP hydrolysis results; the inactive EF-Tu-GDP leaves the ribosome and release of GDP is promoted by elongation factor Ts; many prokaryotes have two copies of the gene encoding EF-Tu), which produces DNTALTIELITPIAMEKGLRFAIREGGRTVGAGTISEIIE